Proteins encoded by one window of Silvibacterium dinghuense:
- a CDS encoding efflux RND transporter permease subunit: MSPSRPFILRPVATSLLMAAILLAGLVAFTQLPMSALPEVDYPTIQVLTFYPGASPDVMATTVTAPLERQFGEMQGLSQMTSTSSGGVSVVVLQFSLSLNIDVAEEEVQAAINAAQSLLPSLLPAPPVYSKTNPADAPVLTMAITSDSMPLSQVEDLVDTRMAPKLSQLSGVGLVSISGGQKPAVRIQVNPTQLNSYGLNMEDVRTALSEASVNAAKGNFDGPNKDYEIDSNDQLETADDYKGVVIAYRNGGPIFLKNVANVVNGVENSKQAAWMNQTPAVVLNIQRQPGANTINVVKSIKKLMPQLQANLPAGIQVTTLTDLTTAIQASVDDVEFEMMLTIGLVVMVIFLFLRNLYATIIPSVAVPLSLVGTFAVMYMLGYSLDNLSLMALTISTGFVVDDAIVMIENISRYLEEGDSPMQAALKGAGQIGFTILSLTVSLIAVLIPLLFMGDVVGRLFREFAVTLAVTIVISAVVSLTLTPMMCSRILRHDPKAQEGRFYQASERVFENMIAFYGRTLKVVLRYQTLTLLVAVCTLVLTVVLYIYIPKGFFPVQDTGVIQGISQAPQSISFDAMAKAQKELGRIILEDPAVESLSSFIGADGTNTTLNSGRFSINLKPLDQRDLSASDVIRRLQKRLADVHNIKLYMQPVQNITVDDRVTRTQYQYTLEDPNSTELNTWTNRFVDKLKQLPDLEDVATDQQTGASAVSLMIDRVTASRLGIAPSTIDNTLYDAYGQRQISTMYTQLNQYHVILEAMPQFQQDPSQLNKLYIQSDASSGTSGAGASTSYSSSASSSAGSNSTTTSIAYTPSSNVLTPPTSIMTPTTTTNTSTSSTAPNAVPLSVFTHVSQATEALSINHQGQFPAVTVSFNLAPGASLGTAITEIDKVAADMHFPASLQADFQGTAASFRNSLSNEALLIIAALVVVYIVLGVLYESFIHPVTILSTLPSAGVGALLSLMLFHQDLSVVAIIGIILLIGIVKKNGIMIVDFALEAEREHGLDSTEAIYQASLLRFRPIMMTTMAALLGGIPLAFGTGIGSELRRPLGISMVGGLLLSQVLTLYTTPVIYIFFDRLAQKLSGKRAKKSEHAGAMQPPAAGEAQA, encoded by the coding sequence GTGAGTCCTTCCCGCCCATTCATCCTGCGGCCGGTGGCAACGTCCTTGCTGATGGCCGCAATCCTGCTGGCTGGTCTGGTTGCCTTTACGCAGTTGCCGATGTCGGCGCTGCCGGAGGTCGACTATCCGACCATCCAGGTGCTGACCTTTTATCCTGGTGCGAGCCCGGATGTGATGGCTACGACCGTCACCGCTCCGCTCGAGCGCCAGTTCGGTGAAATGCAGGGCCTTAGCCAGATGACCTCGACCAGTTCGGGGGGCGTCTCGGTGGTGGTGCTGCAGTTCAGCCTGTCGTTGAATATCGACGTCGCAGAAGAAGAAGTGCAGGCCGCGATCAATGCCGCGCAGAGCCTTCTGCCCTCACTGCTGCCCGCGCCGCCGGTCTATAGCAAGACCAACCCTGCCGATGCGCCGGTGCTGACCATGGCCATCACCTCGGATTCCATGCCGCTTTCGCAGGTAGAGGATCTGGTGGATACGCGCATGGCGCCCAAGCTCTCGCAGCTCAGTGGTGTCGGCCTGGTTTCGATCAGCGGCGGACAGAAGCCCGCAGTGCGTATTCAGGTCAATCCGACGCAGCTCAACTCGTATGGCCTGAATATGGAGGACGTGCGCACGGCGCTGTCTGAGGCCAGCGTTAACGCGGCCAAGGGCAACTTCGACGGCCCGAATAAAGACTACGAAATTGATTCGAACGACCAGCTGGAGACAGCGGATGACTACAAGGGGGTAGTCATCGCCTACCGTAACGGCGGCCCGATTTTCCTCAAGAATGTCGCGAACGTCGTGAACGGGGTAGAGAACAGCAAGCAGGCTGCCTGGATGAACCAGACTCCGGCTGTTGTGCTCAATATCCAGCGTCAGCCGGGCGCAAACACCATCAATGTCGTAAAGAGCATCAAGAAGCTGATGCCGCAGCTGCAGGCGAATCTGCCCGCGGGCATTCAGGTCACGACGCTCACCGACCTTACGACCGCCATCCAGGCATCGGTCGATGACGTCGAGTTCGAGATGATGCTGACCATCGGGCTGGTGGTGATGGTCATCTTCCTCTTCCTGCGGAATCTGTACGCCACCATCATTCCGTCTGTTGCCGTGCCGCTCTCGCTCGTCGGCACCTTCGCGGTGATGTACATGCTCGGCTACTCGCTCGACAACCTCTCGCTGATGGCGCTCACCATCTCGACGGGCTTCGTCGTCGACGACGCGATCGTGATGATCGAGAACATCTCCCGCTATCTCGAAGAGGGAGACTCTCCGATGCAGGCCGCGCTCAAGGGCGCCGGACAGATCGGCTTTACCATCCTCTCGCTGACGGTCTCGCTGATTGCCGTGCTGATCCCGCTGCTCTTCATGGGCGATGTCGTAGGCCGGCTCTTCCGCGAATTTGCGGTCACGCTGGCGGTCACCATCGTGATCTCGGCGGTAGTCTCGCTGACGCTCACGCCGATGATGTGCTCGCGTATCCTGCGCCATGATCCCAAGGCGCAGGAGGGCCGTTTCTATCAGGCTTCAGAGCGTGTCTTCGAGAACATGATCGCCTTCTATGGACGCACGCTGAAGGTGGTGCTCCGCTACCAGACGCTCACGCTGCTGGTGGCCGTCTGTACGCTCGTTCTCACCGTCGTCCTCTACATCTACATCCCCAAGGGCTTCTTCCCGGTGCAGGATACCGGCGTGATTCAGGGCATCTCGCAGGCGCCGCAGTCCATCTCCTTTGACGCGATGGCCAAGGCGCAGAAGGAACTGGGCCGGATCATCCTCGAAGATCCCGCAGTGGAGAGCCTGTCCTCTTTCATCGGTGCGGATGGAACCAACACCACGCTCAACAGTGGCCGTTTCTCCATCAACCTCAAGCCACTCGATCAGCGCGACCTGAGCGCCTCCGATGTGATTCGCCGTCTGCAGAAGCGGCTGGCGGATGTGCACAATATCAAGCTGTACATGCAGCCGGTACAGAACATCACGGTCGATGACCGTGTCACGCGTACCCAGTACCAGTACACGCTCGAAGACCCAAACAGTACCGAGCTGAACACCTGGACCAATCGCTTTGTCGATAAGCTCAAGCAATTGCCGGATCTCGAAGATGTGGCGACCGATCAGCAGACCGGTGCCAGCGCCGTTTCTCTGATGATCGATCGTGTCACCGCATCGCGCCTCGGCATCGCGCCCAGCACCATCGACAACACGTTGTACGACGCCTATGGTCAGCGACAGATCAGCACGATGTACACGCAGCTGAACCAGTACCATGTCATTCTCGAGGCGATGCCGCAGTTTCAGCAGGATCCGTCGCAGCTGAACAAGCTCTACATTCAGTCCGACGCCTCTTCCGGTACCTCCGGTGCGGGTGCTTCCACCTCGTATTCCTCGTCCGCGTCTTCGTCGGCAGGATCGAACTCTACTACCACGTCGATCGCTTATACGCCGTCGAGCAACGTGCTTACGCCTCCGACCAGCATCATGACGCCTACGACGACGACCAACACATCGACATCGTCCACGGCTCCGAATGCCGTGCCGTTAAGTGTTTTCACGCATGTTTCGCAGGCTACGGAAGCGCTCTCGATCAATCACCAGGGGCAGTTCCCGGCGGTGACAGTTTCTTTCAACCTCGCGCCGGGCGCCTCTCTTGGCACGGCGATCACGGAGATCGACAAGGTCGCTGCCGACATGCATTTCCCGGCGAGCCTGCAGGCTGACTTCCAGGGCACTGCGGCATCGTTCCGCAACTCGCTCTCGAATGAGGCGCTGTTGATCATTGCTGCCCTGGTCGTGGTGTACATCGTGCTCGGAGTGCTCTATGAGAGCTTCATCCATCCGGTCACGATTCTCTCCACCCTGCCCTCGGCTGGTGTCGGAGCTCTTCTCTCGCTCATGCTCTTCCACCAGGACCTGAGCGTCGTTGCTATCATCGGCATCATCCTGCTCATCGGCATTGTGAAGAAGAACGGCATCATGATCGTCGATTTCGCGCTTGAGGCTGAGCGTGAACACGGGCTCGATTCGACCGAGGCGATTTATCAGGCCAGCCTGCTGCGCTTCCGTCCGATCATGATGACCACCATGGCGGCATTGCTCGGCGGCATCCCGCTGGCTTTCGGTACCGGTATCGGTTCCGAGCTGCGCCGTCCGCTCGGCATTTCGATGGTGGGCGGCCTGCTGCTCAGCCAGGTTCTCACGCTTTACACCACGCCGGTCATCTATATCTTCTTCGATCGCCTCGCGCAGAAGCTGAGCGGCAAGCGGGCGAAGAAGAGCGAGCACGCCGGCGCCATGCAGCCGCCGGCCGCGGGTGAGGCGCAGGCCTAG
- a CDS encoding efflux RND transporter periplasmic adaptor subunit, with amino-acid sequence MEQRPPEPPIPPDHQLPKTTNSHPAPSAPKKSRQWLWVILLLVFAGILFLVLRHKDDTKKQASGGGRHGFSGPVTATGAPAKQGDIGVYLDAIGTVTPVYTATIYNQVAGVITAVHYREGQMVHKGDPLVDIDDRQYRANVETAEGTLAKDQGVLAQAQMDLERYQKAWAANAIAKQTLDDQEKLVLQDQGTVKADQGTLDYDKVQVAYCHIVAPFTGRVGLRLVDPGNLVQASSSTELAVVTQLQPITVVFTVAQDSLPEILTHTGNKAGSAGGKLTVDAYNRDSSQKLATGTLMAIDNQIDTTTGTVKLRAQFDNRDNELFPNLFVNTRLLVTTQHDQTLIPDAAIQHNGDEAFVYVLAPITASDKDTAGNNEQQAPAASTESASSQGGSAGGKTGSQKPGFTARKQDVKVGISDNGVTAVQGINPGDMVATSSFEKLQPGSKVILSKKAIPQDTTESITP; translated from the coding sequence ATGGAACAGAGACCGCCTGAGCCGCCGATTCCTCCTGATCACCAGCTGCCGAAAACCACGAATTCCCACCCAGCGCCGTCTGCGCCCAAGAAGAGCCGGCAGTGGTTATGGGTCATTCTTCTGCTGGTTTTTGCCGGTATTCTTTTTCTCGTCCTGCGTCACAAGGACGACACCAAGAAGCAGGCCTCCGGTGGAGGCCGCCATGGCTTCAGCGGTCCGGTAACGGCGACAGGCGCTCCTGCGAAGCAGGGGGATATCGGGGTTTACCTTGATGCCATCGGCACGGTTACGCCGGTCTACACCGCGACCATCTATAACCAGGTAGCCGGGGTGATCACCGCGGTCCACTACCGCGAAGGCCAGATGGTGCATAAGGGCGATCCCCTCGTCGATATCGATGACCGCCAGTACCGGGCCAATGTCGAGACCGCCGAGGGTACCCTGGCCAAGGATCAGGGTGTGCTTGCACAGGCGCAGATGGACCTGGAGCGTTACCAGAAAGCCTGGGCCGCCAACGCCATTGCCAAGCAGACCCTCGACGACCAGGAAAAGCTTGTCCTCCAGGATCAAGGCACGGTCAAAGCCGATCAGGGGACTCTGGATTACGACAAGGTTCAGGTCGCCTATTGTCATATCGTGGCGCCCTTCACCGGACGCGTTGGCCTCCGCCTGGTCGACCCCGGGAATCTGGTACAGGCCAGCAGCAGCACGGAGCTGGCGGTTGTCACCCAGCTTCAGCCCATCACTGTAGTTTTCACTGTCGCCCAGGACAGCCTTCCCGAAATCCTCACTCACACCGGCAACAAGGCCGGAAGCGCCGGCGGCAAGCTCACCGTCGATGCCTACAATCGTGATTCCAGCCAGAAGCTGGCTACCGGCACGCTGATGGCGATCGATAACCAGATCGACACTACCACCGGCACGGTGAAACTCCGCGCGCAGTTCGACAACCGCGACAATGAGCTGTTCCCGAACCTCTTTGTGAATACGCGGCTACTGGTGACGACGCAGCATGACCAGACGCTGATCCCGGACGCGGCAATCCAGCACAACGGTGACGAAGCCTTTGTTTACGTGCTCGCGCCGATCACGGCTTCGGACAAGGATACCGCGGGGAACAATGAGCAGCAGGCTCCGGCAGCCTCAACCGAGAGCGCCTCGTCCCAGGGCGGCAGCGCCGGTGGAAAGACCGGTAGCCAGAAGCCCGGCTTTACCGCACGCAAGCAGGACGTCAAGGTTGGTATCTCGGACAATGGCGTGACCGCTGTCCAGGGCATTAACCCGGGAGACATGGTAGCCACCAGCAGCTTTGAAAAGCTGCAGCCGGGCTCCAAGGTCATCCTTAGCAAGAAGGCTATTCCCCAGGACACCACCGAGAGCATAACCCCGTGA
- the glpK gene encoding glycerol kinase GlpK, translating to MNYILALDQGTTSSRAILFTRDGRVHAQAQHEFEQIYPKSGWVEHDPYAILTSQLTAAVEVLGKSRIRPRDVAAMGITNQRETTIVWNRHTGKPVYNAIVWQDRRTAEFCSQLAAQGASEMVRQRTGLLIDSYFSGTKIRWILDHVEGAREQAERGELAFGTVDSWLIWNLTSGKQHVTDRTNASRTLLYNIVEDRWDAELLRLLDIPESMMPRVIWSSEQVGAVSTTLGLGEIEIAGIAGDQQSALFGQLCLNPGDAKNTYGTGCFLLENIGTDFALSQKQLVTTLTCSLERKLTYAYEGSIFIGGAVVQWLRDNLGLIRHSSDIEALAQTVESSEDLVLVPAFVGLGAPHWDPHAAGLLIGLRRNTQPGHIARAALESIAFQVADVLEAMNQDTSTACKELRVDGGASANNLLMQFQADLLGIPVVRPEVVETTALGAAYLAGLASGFWSSPEEIWKLRDAGHRFEPQLGTQDARARRERWQNAVERSKRWDGA from the coding sequence ATGAACTACATACTTGCTCTCGATCAGGGAACGACCAGCTCACGCGCCATCCTCTTTACCCGGGATGGCCGTGTCCATGCCCAGGCGCAACACGAATTCGAACAGATTTATCCCAAAAGCGGATGGGTAGAGCATGACCCATACGCGATTCTGACCTCGCAGCTTACGGCGGCCGTCGAAGTCCTGGGAAAATCCCGGATCCGTCCGCGGGATGTTGCGGCGATGGGCATCACCAACCAGCGCGAAACGACCATTGTGTGGAACCGCCACACGGGCAAGCCTGTTTATAACGCGATTGTCTGGCAGGACCGCAGAACGGCGGAATTCTGCTCCCAGCTCGCGGCCCAAGGGGCCTCCGAGATGGTCCGGCAGCGCACCGGCCTGCTGATCGACTCCTACTTTTCCGGGACCAAGATCCGCTGGATCCTCGACCATGTCGAAGGCGCGCGTGAGCAGGCTGAGCGCGGCGAACTGGCCTTTGGCACAGTGGACAGCTGGCTGATCTGGAATCTCACCAGCGGCAAACAGCATGTCACTGACCGGACCAATGCCTCGCGCACGCTGCTCTACAACATTGTCGAGGACCGCTGGGACGCGGAATTGCTGCGCCTGCTCGATATCCCCGAGAGCATGATGCCGCGGGTTATATGGTCGAGCGAGCAGGTCGGCGCGGTGAGCACCACCCTGGGGCTGGGAGAAATCGAGATTGCCGGTATCGCCGGAGACCAGCAGTCAGCCCTCTTCGGCCAGCTCTGCCTCAACCCCGGTGATGCCAAAAACACCTATGGGACGGGCTGCTTTCTGCTTGAAAACATCGGGACAGACTTCGCGCTTTCCCAGAAGCAGCTGGTCACCACGCTGACCTGCTCGCTCGAGCGCAAGCTGACCTATGCCTACGAGGGCAGTATCTTCATCGGCGGAGCGGTGGTGCAGTGGCTGCGGGATAACCTCGGCCTGATCCGCCACTCATCCGATATAGAGGCGCTGGCGCAGACCGTCGAGAGCAGCGAAGACCTGGTGCTGGTGCCGGCGTTCGTCGGACTCGGCGCTCCACACTGGGATCCGCATGCGGCGGGGCTGCTGATCGGCCTGCGCCGCAACACCCAACCGGGGCACATTGCCCGCGCGGCTCTGGAGAGCATTGCTTTCCAAGTGGCCGACGTCCTCGAAGCCATGAACCAGGACACCTCCACGGCCTGCAAAGAGCTGCGCGTCGATGGAGGAGCCTCGGCCAACAACCTGCTGATGCAGTTCCAGGCAGACCTGCTCGGCATTCCGGTGGTCCGGCCCGAGGTAGTTGAGACCACGGCGCTCGGCGCCGCCTACCTGGCCGGACTGGCCAGCGGTTTCTGGTCCAGTCCCGAAGAGATATGGAAGCTGCGCGATGCCGGCCATCGCTTCGAACCCCAGCTGGGCACTCAGGATGCCAGGGCTCGCCGAGAACGCTGGCAAAATGCGGTAGAACGCTCCAAGCGATGGGACGGAGCATAG
- a CDS encoding glycerol-3-phosphate dehydrogenase/oxidase — protein MDRTKMMQEAANRTSPWDIVVIGGGATGAGIAVDAATRGFSVLLLEREDFGKATSSRSTKLVHGGVRYLEQGNISLVMEALKERGILRLNAPHLVHDLAFVVPNYSWWEAPFYGIGMKVYDMLAGKYGFGRSKILSREDTLERLPNIQTEGLRGGVMYYDGQFDDSRLLIHLMMTAAEHGATLLNYAEAISLSRGSDGFLNGVTVRDHESGHEFHAAAKVVINATGIFTDQTRRLADTTAETMVAPSQGIHLVFDRSFLRGDSAIMVPHTSDGRVMFAIPWHEHTLVGTTDTPIESPSYDPLPFEQEIEFILETASLYLSHPPDREDILSVYTGIRPLVKAGSAAGKTSALSRDHTIHVDSSGLLTIVGGKWTTYRKMAEDAVDHAITLGDLTDTPCQTQSLHIHGYLEGVDELSSLGVYGADAAKVEALAKSDAALAEPLHPDLPYIGAEVIWAAREEMARTLDDVLARRLRGLFLNTKATLNMAPTAARLMAQELGRDVAWEQKQITEFEKIAQAYLPSSAVAD, from the coding sequence ATGGATCGCACAAAGATGATGCAAGAGGCGGCGAATCGCACTTCGCCGTGGGATATTGTCGTGATCGGCGGCGGAGCCACGGGCGCAGGTATCGCAGTCGATGCCGCGACCCGCGGCTTCTCCGTGCTGCTGCTCGAGCGCGAAGACTTCGGCAAAGCTACCTCAAGCCGCAGCACCAAGCTGGTGCACGGCGGCGTGCGTTACCTCGAGCAGGGCAATATTTCGCTGGTTATGGAGGCGCTTAAGGAACGCGGCATCCTGCGCTTGAATGCACCACATCTGGTCCACGATCTGGCCTTTGTCGTGCCCAACTACTCCTGGTGGGAAGCACCCTTTTACGGCATCGGCATGAAGGTGTATGACATGCTGGCTGGAAAGTATGGTTTCGGCCGCTCAAAGATTCTCTCTCGCGAAGACACGCTGGAAAGGCTGCCCAATATCCAGACGGAAGGCCTGCGCGGCGGCGTGATGTACTACGACGGCCAGTTTGACGACTCCCGGCTTCTCATTCACCTGATGATGACAGCAGCCGAGCATGGCGCGACGTTGCTGAACTACGCCGAAGCCATCTCGCTCAGCCGGGGCTCCGATGGATTTCTGAATGGTGTCACCGTACGCGATCATGAGAGCGGCCACGAGTTTCATGCTGCGGCAAAGGTCGTCATCAATGCCACCGGCATCTTTACCGACCAGACGCGTCGCCTCGCCGATACCACCGCCGAGACCATGGTTGCGCCAAGCCAGGGGATTCACCTGGTCTTCGACCGCTCCTTTTTGCGCGGCGATTCGGCGATCATGGTGCCGCATACCTCTGATGGCCGCGTCATGTTCGCAATTCCATGGCATGAGCACACCCTGGTCGGCACCACGGATACGCCGATCGAATCTCCGTCCTACGATCCCCTTCCCTTCGAGCAGGAGATCGAGTTTATTCTCGAGACCGCATCGCTCTACCTTAGCCATCCGCCAGACCGCGAAGACATTCTCAGCGTCTACACCGGCATCCGTCCGCTGGTGAAGGCAGGCTCGGCGGCGGGCAAGACATCGGCGCTTTCACGCGACCATACGATTCATGTGGACAGCTCGGGACTGCTCACCATCGTCGGCGGCAAGTGGACGACCTATCGCAAGATGGCAGAAGACGCTGTCGATCATGCCATCACACTGGGCGACCTTACGGATACTCCCTGCCAGACGCAGAGCCTTCACATCCATGGCTATCTCGAAGGCGTTGATGAACTGAGCAGCCTTGGCGTGTACGGCGCGGATGCAGCCAAGGTTGAGGCCCTGGCGAAGAGCGATGCGGCTCTGGCCGAGCCCCTGCACCCGGACCTGCCTTATATCGGCGCCGAAGTAATATGGGCAGCGCGCGAAGAGATGGCACGCACTCTCGACGATGTACTGGCGCGACGCCTGCGTGGATTATTCCTCAACACAAAGGCCACGCTGAACATGGCTCCGACGGCAGCCAGGCTTATGGCGCAGGAGCTAGGACGCGATGTGGCCTGGGAGCAAAAACAGATAACAGAATTCGAGAAAATTGCACAGGCCTATCTGCCCTCCTCTGCAGTTGCTGACTGA
- a CDS encoding MIP/aquaporin family protein: MRSPFVGEFVGTLVMILLGDGVVAGVLLKRSKAENSGWIVITAGWAFAVLCGIFAANLFGSTDAHLNPAITLAFACKTGDFAKLVPYAIAQIAGAFCGALLVWLHYLPHWKITEDPALKLGVFCTAPAVRSLPANLLSEIITTATLILIVGAMSSKLVLSTGAAAGLTPYLVGCLVWGLGLSLGGTTGYAINPARDFGPRLAHAVLPIAGKGRSDWGYAGIPIVGPAIGGVIAGLILRWIGA; the protein is encoded by the coding sequence ATGCGATCTCCATTTGTGGGTGAGTTTGTAGGAACGCTGGTCATGATCCTGCTGGGAGACGGCGTGGTAGCCGGCGTCCTGCTCAAACGCTCCAAAGCCGAAAACTCCGGATGGATCGTCATCACCGCAGGCTGGGCCTTCGCGGTGCTGTGCGGCATCTTCGCCGCCAACCTCTTCGGCAGCACCGATGCCCATCTCAACCCGGCGATTACGCTTGCCTTCGCATGCAAGACCGGGGATTTCGCCAAGCTCGTGCCATATGCCATTGCGCAGATTGCCGGAGCCTTCTGCGGAGCGCTGCTGGTGTGGCTGCACTACCTTCCGCACTGGAAGATCACCGAAGATCCAGCGCTCAAGCTCGGCGTCTTCTGCACCGCGCCTGCCGTGCGCAGCCTGCCTGCGAACCTGCTCAGCGAGATCATCACCACTGCGACTTTGATCCTCATCGTAGGGGCCATGAGCTCGAAGCTCGTCCTCTCCACCGGCGCGGCTGCCGGGCTCACGCCTTACCTTGTTGGCTGCCTTGTCTGGGGCCTAGGCCTTTCGCTCGGAGGCACCACCGGTTATGCCATCAATCCTGCGCGTGATTTCGGTCCACGACTGGCACACGCGGTTCTGCCGATTGCCGGCAAAGGCCGCTCAGACTGGGGTTATGCAGGCATCCCGATCGTAGGGCCTGCAATTGGCGGTGTGATCGCGGGCTTGATCCTTCGCTGGATCGGTGCATGA
- a CDS encoding TonB-dependent receptor plug domain-containing protein: MSVRHRIASFAILVAQSGFAFSQQNQSSSTASASPTLPAQQQTVVVVGSPEAITLGESPRSVMAVEVGQQPFSFETAEDALRTDPSTFIEQRGAGGAQSDITIRGASFEQTLVLLNGLRIDDAQSSHHNLDLPVPLEAMRSVEVLHGAGSTLYGSDALGGVVNFITATPTEDSLTLRAGAGSFGGNEESAIATAAGHRWSEIATGARNFSTGFMPDRDYRNENASNESRWSSALGTTDILLAGSDRAFGADNFYGLYNSWERTKGWFASAQQQLGENTSAAFGYRRHTDNFILLRNDPAYYANNHIDTSWQAVVRRQQPLGHEGGLFYGLDAEGDSIDSNNLGHHARNQGAGYADLDLHSTRRWSLSAGLREEVLSGGARSVTSPDLAGSFWVAPKVKIRASGGYGFRLPTYTDLYYSDPTTNGDPNLKPESAWSGDTGVDWFPNTRTTASMTLFYSRQHDAIDYVRANDTEKWQATNLNGLRYAGVESSLGWRPTATQSIQLGWTILAGAQSALHGLQSQYVFNYPVNNASFEWSDTFAHAYFVRTIVRVAQRYQQEAYPVWDLEMARSKGWIHPYFRAVNLSNTGYQEIVDVPMPGRSFAGGVEISLRRKP, translated from the coding sequence GTGAGTGTTCGTCATCGCATTGCCTCATTTGCCATCCTTGTCGCACAGAGCGGATTCGCCTTTTCGCAGCAAAACCAATCTTCTTCCACCGCTTCCGCCTCACCCACACTACCTGCACAGCAGCAGACCGTAGTGGTGGTGGGCTCTCCTGAGGCCATCACGCTGGGAGAATCGCCACGCTCGGTGATGGCTGTCGAAGTGGGACAGCAACCTTTCAGCTTCGAGACTGCGGAAGACGCTTTGCGGACCGATCCCTCGACCTTCATCGAACAGCGCGGCGCAGGTGGAGCGCAGTCGGATATCACCATTCGCGGCGCTTCCTTCGAGCAGACGCTGGTGCTTCTGAATGGTCTGCGCATCGACGATGCGCAGAGTTCGCATCACAATCTCGATCTTCCTGTGCCACTCGAAGCGATGCGCTCGGTGGAAGTGCTGCACGGCGCAGGCTCGACGCTCTATGGCTCCGATGCGCTGGGCGGTGTGGTGAATTTCATCACCGCTACTCCTACTGAAGACAGCCTGACGCTGCGAGCAGGTGCGGGCAGTTTTGGCGGCAACGAAGAGTCGGCCATTGCCACTGCGGCCGGTCATCGCTGGAGTGAGATCGCTACCGGTGCGCGTAACTTCTCGACCGGCTTCATGCCGGACCGGGATTATCGCAACGAGAACGCCAGCAATGAGTCCAGGTGGAGCTCTGCGCTCGGAACCACGGATATTCTGCTTGCCGGAAGTGATCGCGCCTTTGGCGCCGACAATTTCTACGGGCTTTATAACTCGTGGGAACGGACCAAGGGGTGGTTCGCCTCCGCGCAGCAGCAGCTGGGAGAAAACACCAGCGCCGCATTCGGCTATCGGCGGCATACAGATAATTTCATCCTGCTGCGCAACGATCCCGCCTATTATGCCAACAATCACATCGATACCAGCTGGCAGGCGGTGGTGAGGCGCCAGCAGCCGCTTGGCCACGAAGGCGGTCTCTTTTACGGTCTCGACGCCGAAGGGGATAGCATCGACAGCAATAACCTGGGTCACCATGCGCGCAACCAGGGCGCGGGATACGCCGATCTCGATCTGCATTCGACGCGCCGCTGGAGTCTCTCCGCCGGCCTGCGGGAAGAGGTATTGAGCGGCGGTGCGCGTTCTGTGACCAGTCCCGACCTGGCGGGCAGCTTCTGGGTCGCGCCGAAGGTGAAAATACGTGCCTCCGGCGGTTACGGATTCCGTCTGCCCACCTATACCGACCTTTACTACAGCGATCCCACGACGAATGGCGATCCGAATCTCAAACCTGAATCCGCATGGTCCGGCGATACCGGTGTCGACTGGTTTCCGAATACCCGCACCACGGCTTCGATGACGCTTTTCTATTCGCGCCAGCACGACGCCATCGACTACGTGCGTGCGAACGATACGGAGAAGTGGCAGGCAACAAACCTCAACGGGCTTCGATATGCAGGCGTGGAGAGCTCGCTCGGCTGGCGTCCCACTGCAACACAGTCGATTCAGCTCGGTTGGACGATCCTTGCCGGAGCGCAGTCCGCGCTGCATGGACTGCAGTCGCAGTATGTTTTTAATTATCCGGTGAACAATGCGAGTTTTGAGTGGTCCGACACTTTCGCTCATGCGTACTTCGTACGCACTATCGTGCGCGTTGCCCAGCGGTATCAGCAGGAAGCCTATCCGGTCTGGGATCTGGAAATGGCGCGCAGCAAGGGATGGATTCATCCTTATTTTCGCGCGGTGAACCTCAGCAATACCGGCTATCAGGAGATCGTCGATGTTCCCATGCCGGGCCGTAGCTTTGCAGGCGGTGTCGAGATCTCTCTGCGCCGCAAGCCTTGA